CCAAAATTCGTGACCTATCACCGCGTGCTCAACCGGGTCCGCTGGTCAAATCTGCAAACCAGTCGGATTCTGCTGCGGTTGCTGATCCACACCTTTGTGCCCCAAGGACCAGTGGTCCTTGGGCTGGACGACACCATCGAACGCCGCACGGGTTCCAAGATCAACGCCCTGGGAATCTATCGAGATCCGGTACGGTCGAGCCACAGCTACTTCATCAAAGCCAGCGGGCTGCGGTGGTTAAGCCTGATGCTGCTCGTGCCCATCCCCTGGGCGCAGCGGGTGTGGGCACTCCCATTTCTCACCGCGCTGACGCCCTCAGAACGTTTTCACCAGCAACGCGGACGTCCGCATAAGAAGTTGACCGACTGGGCTCGTCAAATGCTCCGCTTGGTGCAGCGTTGGGTGCCGGACCGACCCTTGGTGGTCGTGGCTGACAGCGCGTACGCCGTGATCGCGTGGTTGCATGACCTTCAGCAACACCAGCCCATCGCCGTCATCACCCGTCTGCGGCTCGACGCGGCACTCTATGAACCCGCGCCAGAACGTCAGGTCGGCCAGATGGGCCGACCAAGGTTGAAAGGCCAGCGCTTGCCCACTCTCGCTGCCCGACTCGATGATCCGAACACGTCTTGGCAACGGGTGCAGATTGCCCGCTGGTATGGCGAGGCCAACCGAGTGGTCGAGCTCGCCTCGGACACGGCGGTGTGGTATTACACCGGCCTTCCCCCCGTCTCCATCCGTTGGGTGTTGATCCGTGACCCCCTGGGCAAGTTCGCGCCACAGGCTCTCCTTTCGACCGACGGACAACTGGCACCACTCCAGATGCTGGAGTGGTTCGTGCAGCGCTGGCAGCTTGAAGTCACCTTCGAGGAAGTGCGGGCCCATCTGGGTGTGGAGACCCAGCGGCAGTGGTCGGATCTCGCCATCGCCCGGACGACACCCGTCTTGCTGGGCCTGTTCTCCCTCGTCACCTTGCTCGCCCACGAGCGCTGGAAGG
The window above is part of the Deinococcus carri genome. Proteins encoded here:
- a CDS encoding IS701 family transposase; amino-acid sequence: PKFVTYHRVLNRVRWSNLQTSRILLRLLIHTFVPQGPVVLGLDDTIERRTGSKINALGIYRDPVRSSHSYFIKASGLRWLSLMLLVPIPWAQRVWALPFLTALTPSERFHQQRGRPHKKLTDWARQMLRLVQRWVPDRPLVVVADSAYAVIAWLHDLQQHQPIAVITRLRLDAALYEPAPERQVGQMGRPRLKGQRLPTLAARLDDPNTSWQRVQIARWYGEANRVVELASDTAVWYYTGLPPVSIRWVLIRDPLGKFAPQALLSTDGQLAPLQMLEWFVQRWQLEVTFEEVRAHLGVETQRQWSDLAIARTTPVLLGLFSLVTLLAHERWKDTEVWVRRAAWYDKTLPTFVDALAEPRRALWKAQTFRTSPPADDLVQVPRSLVDRLIDALCYAA